In Halococcus salifodinae DSM 8989, the genomic window TACATAAGGTCAATCATGGCTTCAGAAGAGCCGCCGGCTGTCCCGGCTTCGCTACCGAAGTATCTCCGCAAGGGCCTCCCAAAGCAAGACCACGAATCGCTGCTGAAAATCCGCGAGTATATCGACGAACTCCTCGAATGGACCCAACAGCCGATCGACAACGACGAACTGCCGGACGCCGCCGATCCCGTCGACGAGGATGGGAGC contains:
- a CDS encoding DUF6788 family protein, whose amino-acid sequence is MASEEPPAVPASLPKYLRKGLPKQDHESLLKIREYIDELLEWTQQPIDNDELPDAADPVDEDGSSSKGGTVVMEKVTCGDETCKCMKKGEKHGPYQYLYYRKADGTLTSEYIDNR